Proteins encoded together in one Bacteroides ovatus window:
- a CDS encoding ABC transporter ATP-binding protein has product MSTLKKLQNYMGKRKVLLPAAMLLSALSALAGMLPYILIWLIVRELLEHGEITSSGNVVTYAWWAAGMAVASIVLYFAALMSSHLAAFRVESNLRKEAMRQIVRMPLGFFDINTSGRIRKIIDDNAGVTHSFLAHQLPDLAATFLVPLVAAILIFVFDWILGLACIVPVIIAMLVMGFMMNAEGRQFMKSYMTSLEEMNTEAVEYVRGIPVVKVFQQTIYSFKNFHRCIMNYNKMVFGYTRMWEKPMSLYTVIINGFVFFLAPLAILLIGYSGNYASVLLNFFLFVLITPVFSQSIMKSMYLNQALGQASEAIGRLENLVAYEHLTVVEHPQPVKEFSIQFEKVSFSYPGANQKAVDDVSFTIPQGNTVALVGASGGGKTTIARLVPRFWEATEGKVLIGGINVREIAPEELMKYISFVFQNTKLFKTSLLENIKYGNPDATMEEVERAVDMAQCREIINKLPLGLNTKIGTEGTYLSGGEQQRIVLARAILKNAPIIVLDEATAFADPENEHLIQQALKELTKGKTVLMIAHRLSSITDADNILVIDKGKIAEQGTHANLLGKQGIYYHMWNEYQQSVRWTIGKEVSND; this is encoded by the coding sequence ATGAGTACATTGAAAAAACTTCAGAACTACATGGGTAAACGGAAAGTGCTTTTGCCTGCGGCAATGCTGCTGTCTGCCCTAAGTGCCCTGGCGGGCATGTTGCCTTATATCCTTATTTGGCTGATTGTGAGAGAACTGCTTGAACACGGAGAGATAACCTCTTCCGGTAATGTGGTGACGTATGCCTGGTGGGCGGCAGGCATGGCCGTGGCGAGCATCGTCCTTTATTTTGCCGCATTGATGTCTTCGCATCTTGCAGCTTTTCGGGTTGAATCGAATTTGCGTAAAGAAGCCATGCGCCAGATAGTGCGTATGCCTCTCGGCTTCTTTGACATTAATACGAGCGGACGTATTCGCAAGATTATAGATGACAATGCAGGGGTTACCCATAGTTTTCTGGCACATCAGTTGCCCGACCTTGCGGCTACTTTTCTAGTGCCGTTGGTAGCTGCCATACTGATTTTTGTGTTCGATTGGATACTCGGTCTGGCATGTATCGTCCCTGTAATTATTGCCATGCTGGTTATGGGTTTTATGATGAATGCGGAGGGACGGCAGTTTATGAAAAGCTACATGACCTCTCTGGAGGAAATGAATACCGAAGCTGTAGAGTATGTGAGAGGAATTCCCGTAGTGAAGGTTTTCCAGCAGACTATTTACTCTTTCAAAAACTTTCACCGCTGTATCATGAATTATAATAAAATGGTATTCGGCTATACACGAATGTGGGAGAAGCCGATGTCGCTCTATACCGTAATAATCAATGGTTTTGTGTTTTTCCTTGCTCCGTTGGCTATTTTGCTGATTGGTTATTCAGGTAATTATGCATCGGTATTACTTAATTTCTTCCTGTTTGTTCTCATTACTCCTGTATTCTCCCAAAGTATCATGAAGAGTATGTATCTCAATCAGGCTTTGGGGCAGGCGAGTGAAGCTATCGGACGTCTTGAGAATCTGGTTGCTTATGAGCACCTGACTGTTGTAGAGCATCCACAACCGGTAAAGGAATTCAGTATTCAGTTCGAAAAAGTTTCCTTCAGCTATCCGGGAGCTAATCAAAAGGCGGTGGATGATGTTAGTTTCACTATTCCGCAAGGAAACACAGTAGCTCTTGTCGGAGCTTCGGGCGGAGGGAAAACAACGATTGCCCGTCTAGTTCCCCGTTTCTGGGAGGCAACGGAAGGGAAAGTTTTAATAGGTGGCATCAATGTAAGAGAAATCGCTCCCGAAGAACTGATGAAATATATTTCTTTCGTGTTCCAGAATACAAAGCTGTTCAAGACTTCTCTGCTCGAAAATATCAAATATGGTAATCCCGACGCGACAATGGAGGAAGTGGAACGGGCAGTAGATATGGCACAATGCCGGGAAATTATCAATAAACTTCCGCTCGGACTGAATACGAAGATTGGTACGGAGGGAACATATCTCTCCGGCGGGGAACAGCAACGGATCGTACTGGCACGTGCAATCCTGAAAAATGCTCCCATCATTGTACTGGATGAGGCGACTGCTTTTGCCGACCCCGAAAATGAGCATCTCATCCAGCAAGCCTTGAAAGAACTGACAAAAGGAAAAACCGTATTGATGATTGCTCATCGTCTTTCAAGCATCACTGATGCCGACAATATCCTCGTCATTGACAAGGGGAAGATTGCGGAACAAGGTACACATGCCAACCTGCTTGGAAAACAAGGCATCTATTATCATATGTGGAATGAATACCAGCAATCTGTTCGCTGGACAATAGGAAAGGAGGTTTCTAATGATTGA
- a CDS encoding family 20 glycosylhydrolase: protein MFKKLSSSFLIVSACIFSSCTPTVKQEIAILPTPVSLTEQSGSFVLKDGMKIGVSDQSLFPAAGYLQEILRNVISSSVEVTTDKSQVDMYFQLKDTVGKPSSYKLESTPEYIRVEATDYSGIISAITTIRQLLPATIEVQGEKQNYSIPVVQIEDAPRFEWRGFMLDASRHFWNKKEVKHVLDLMSLYKLNKFHWHLSDDQGWRIEIEKYPLLTEKGAWRKFNTQDRTCMARAKEEDNTDFLIPEDKIRIVEGDTLYGGYYTHDDIKEIVAYATQRGIDVIPEIDMPGHFLAAIGQYPELVCDGLIGWGKTFSSPICPGKDTTLEFCQNVFKEVFELFPYEYVHMGGDEVEKANWKKCPLCQKRIRTEKLGSVEELQAWFVRDMEKFFLANGKKLIGWDEVVSDGLSSDAAITWWRSWAKDALPTATAQKQKVIACPNEYFYFDYAQDQNSVKKILAYDPCADERLSPEQKKYIWGVQANLWAEWIPTMKRIEYLIVPRMIALSEIAWAEPTAKPGLEEFYRQLVPQFKRMDVMRVNYRVPDLQGFYKVNAFIDETTVELTCPLPGTEIRYTTDGSMPTKESALYNGALEVGKTTDFAFRTFRPDGSPSDAVRTKYVKAPYAEAVTAPAALQPGLKAVWHDFRGNLCADIDAAPVKGEYVVESVSIPEEVKGNIGLVLTGYLEVPADGIYTFALLSDDGSTLMLDGELLGDNDGAHSPVEIIVQKALKAGLHPIEVRYFDCNGGVLQMELVNEKGEKEVLPSAWLKHE from the coding sequence ATGTTCAAAAAACTAAGTAGCTCTTTTCTCATTGTGTCAGCTTGTATTTTTTCTTCTTGCACGCCTACCGTCAAGCAAGAGATTGCAATCTTACCTACCCCCGTTAGTCTGACCGAGCAGTCTGGCTCGTTTGTTTTAAAAGATGGAATGAAGATTGGGGTTTCCGATCAGTCCTTGTTTCCGGCTGCCGGGTATCTGCAGGAGATTCTTCGGAATGTCATATCGTCTTCTGTTGAAGTCACTACCGATAAGAGTCAGGTAGATATGTATTTTCAGTTGAAGGATACTGTTGGAAAGCCTAGCTCTTATAAACTTGAGTCTACACCGGAGTATATTCGGGTAGAGGCAACTGACTATTCGGGTATTATTTCTGCTATTACTACTATTCGCCAGTTGCTTCCTGCAACGATAGAAGTGCAGGGAGAGAAACAGAATTATTCTATCCCTGTCGTGCAAATAGAAGATGCGCCACGGTTTGAATGGCGTGGATTTATGTTGGATGCTTCCCGCCATTTCTGGAATAAAAAAGAAGTGAAGCATGTATTAGATCTGATGTCTTTGTATAAACTTAATAAGTTCCACTGGCATCTGTCCGACGATCAGGGTTGGCGTATAGAGATCGAGAAATACCCGTTGCTTACAGAAAAAGGGGCCTGGCGTAAATTCAATACGCAGGATCGTACCTGTATGGCACGTGCGAAAGAAGAAGATAATACCGATTTCCTGATTCCGGAAGATAAGATACGCATTGTGGAAGGAGATACGCTGTATGGAGGTTATTACACTCATGATGATATAAAAGAAATAGTAGCCTATGCTACGCAAAGAGGTATCGATGTCATTCCCGAGATCGATATGCCGGGACATTTCCTGGCAGCTATCGGTCAATATCCGGAATTGGTGTGTGACGGATTAATCGGGTGGGGGAAAACTTTCTCTTCTCCTATCTGTCCGGGCAAAGATACAACGCTGGAGTTCTGTCAGAATGTGTTCAAAGAAGTTTTTGAACTTTTCCCTTATGAATATGTGCACATGGGTGGTGATGAAGTGGAAAAAGCCAACTGGAAGAAATGTCCTCTTTGTCAGAAACGGATTCGTACGGAGAAACTGGGTTCGGTAGAAGAACTTCAGGCATGGTTTGTACGTGACATGGAGAAATTCTTCCTTGCCAACGGAAAGAAACTCATAGGCTGGGATGAAGTGGTATCCGACGGATTATCTTCCGATGCTGCCATTACCTGGTGGAGAAGTTGGGCGAAAGATGCATTGCCTACGGCAACTGCACAAAAGCAGAAAGTGATTGCTTGTCCGAATGAATATTTCTATTTCGATTATGCGCAGGATCAGAATTCAGTAAAGAAAATACTTGCGTATGATCCGTGTGCAGACGAGCGGTTATCGCCGGAACAGAAGAAATATATCTGGGGTGTGCAGGCGAATCTCTGGGCTGAATGGATTCCGACAATGAAGCGCATTGAATATTTGATTGTTCCCCGTATGATAGCGTTGAGTGAAATAGCTTGGGCGGAGCCGACAGCTAAACCGGGTCTCGAAGAATTTTATCGTCAGCTTGTTCCGCAATTTAAGCGGATGGATGTGATGAGGGTAAATTATAGGGTGCCTGATTTGCAGGGATTCTATAAAGTGAATGCATTTATTGATGAAACAACTGTGGAATTGACCTGCCCGTTACCCGGTACTGAAATACGTTATACGACAGACGGCAGTATGCCTACCAAAGAATCAGCTCTTTATAACGGTGCTTTGGAAGTTGGGAAGACTACGGATTTCGCTTTCCGCACTTTTCGTCCGGATGGTTCTCCTTCGGATGCGGTGCGTACCAAGTATGTAAAGGCTCCTTATGCGGAGGCGGTGACTGCTCCGGCTGCTTTGCAGCCCGGCTTGAAAGCAGTATGGCACGATTTCCGTGGTAATCTTTGTGCGGATATTGATGCAGCTCCTGTCAAAGGGGAGTATGTGGTGGAATCGGTATCCATTCCCGAAGAGGTGAAAGGAAATATCGGTCTGGTATTGACCGGCTATCTGGAAGTTCCTGCCGATGGTATCTATACATTTGCCCTTCTCTCGGACGACGGTAGCACATTAATGCTTGACGGTGAATTGTTGGGAGATAATGATGGAGCACATTCGCCGGTAGAGATTATTGTGCAGAAGGCTTTGAAAGCCGGGCTTCATCCGATAGAGGTACGTTACTTCGATTGTAACGGAGGCGTATTGCAGATGGAACTGGTGAATGAAAAAGGTGAAAAAGAAGTATTGCCAAGTGCATGGCTGAAACATGAATAG
- a CDS encoding cation diffusion facilitator family transporter, translating to MSREKILITTSWISTIGNAILSVSKIIIGLFAGSLAVVGDGIDSATDVVISIVMIFTARLINRPPSKKYVFGYEKAEGIATKILSLVIFYAGVQMLLSSTKNIFSDEVKEIPSAIAIYVTIFSIIGKLLLASYQYKQGKKINSSMLTANAINMRNDVVISTSVLLGLIFTFIFKLPILDSITGLIISLFIIKSSISIFIDSNVELMDGVKDVNVYNKIFEAVEKVPGASNPHRVRSRMIGNLYMITLDIEVNPQITITQAHEIADAVEKSIINSVDNVYDILVHVEPAGKCQTGEKFGVDKDMV from the coding sequence ATGTCAAGAGAGAAAATACTAATCACAACCTCGTGGATCAGCACAATTGGCAATGCAATCTTGTCCGTATCCAAAATCATAATCGGTTTATTTGCCGGTAGTTTAGCCGTAGTCGGCGACGGTATCGACTCGGCAACCGACGTCGTTATCTCTATCGTTATGATTTTTACGGCACGCCTCATCAACCGCCCTCCTTCAAAGAAATATGTATTCGGATATGAGAAAGCGGAAGGGATCGCAACAAAGATTCTATCACTCGTGATATTTTATGCCGGTGTACAAATGTTGCTATCATCCACTAAAAACATCTTTTCAGATGAAGTGAAAGAGATACCATCGGCTATCGCCATCTATGTCACTATATTTTCTATTATCGGTAAACTCTTACTGGCTTCATACCAGTACAAACAGGGAAAGAAGATCAACAGTTCCATGCTCACGGCAAACGCTATCAATATGCGTAATGATGTTGTCATTTCAACCAGTGTTTTGTTAGGATTGATATTTACTTTTATCTTCAAATTGCCGATACTCGATTCGATAACAGGATTGATAATCAGTCTCTTTATCATCAAATCTTCCATCAGCATCTTCATTGATTCCAATGTGGAGCTAATGGACGGGGTGAAAGATGTCAATGTATATAATAAGATATTCGAGGCTGTAGAGAAAGTGCCCGGTGCCAGTAATCCGCATCGCGTCCGGTCACGAATGATAGGGAATCTCTATATGATTACCCTTGATATAGAAGTGAATCCACAAATCACGATCACGCAAGCCCATGAGATTGCCGATGCAGTGGAGAAGAGCATCATTAATTCGGTAGATAATGTATATGACATTCTGGTACATGTGGAACCTGCCGGTAAATGTCAGACAGGAGAAAAATTCGGGGTCGATAAAGATATGGTTTGA